Proteins encoded together in one Penaeus vannamei isolate JL-2024 chromosome 11, ASM4276789v1, whole genome shotgun sequence window:
- the LOC113803169 gene encoding uncharacterized protein — translation MSTATVPVNDQENSIAQRGAKMKTHMGLGVRSAQGTSQGLAVHSQKKFSQTSNISHMKPRSFGDISNRMVSGSAVKKTQKQTVLATSMPQIIQKPNADLEPEFFPEIKEKEDYSDIFPASLNLSDQHISKLVRFWEVCRRPELSSLSPSKIPKSPPRSFSLMSTMREPEKVNKLEPVMGEIFDLPPPSWE, via the exons ATGTCGACTGCCACAGTACCAGTAAATGACCAGGAAAATTCCATTGCTCAGCGAGGGGCAAAGATGAAGACACACATGGGACTGGGAGTTCGCAGTGCACAAG GAACATCACAAGGTCTAGCAGTTCACAGTCAGAAGAAGTTCAGTCAGACGTCAAATATATCTCACATGAAGCCACGTTCTTTTGGAGACATCAGCAACCGCATGGTTTCTGGTAGTGCAGTGAAGAAGACACAAAAGCAGACAGTTCTTGCTACAT CCATGCCACAGATAATACAGAAACCCAACGCAGATCTGGAGCCTGAGTTCTTCCCAGAGATCAAGGaaaaggaag ATTACTCCGACATCTTCCCAGCCTCGCTTAACTTGTCAGACCAGCACATCAGCAAGCTCGTCAGATTCTGGGAAGTGTGCAGACGACCCGAGTTGAGCAGCCTCTCTCCTTCTAAGATCCCCAAGTCACCCCCAAGGTCATTCTCCCTCATGTCCACCATGAGAG AGCCTGAAAAAGTGAACAAGTTGGAACCGGTAATGGGGGAAATATTTGACCTTCCTCCACCATCCTGGGAATAA